One stretch of Melioribacteraceae bacterium 4301-Me DNA includes these proteins:
- a CDS encoding class I fructose-bisphosphate aldolase, translating to MIDKIREYLGKEADNLLSYKAKFPKEKLHLPGPDFVDRIFYQSDRNPNVLRNLQLMFNTGRLAGTGYLSILPVDQGIEHSAGASFAKNPDYFDPENIVKLAIEGGCNAVASTLGVLGAVARKYAHKIPFILKINHNELLTYPNKYDQILFAGVKQAWDMGAAAVGATIYFGSEESSRQIVEISEAFQYAHELGMATILWCYLRNSAFKKDKDYHVSADLTGQANHLGVTIEADIIKQKLPENNGGYTALNMGSSSYGKIDKRVYSELTSDHPIDLCRYQVINNYMGRAGLINSGGASGENDFAEATKTAVINKRAGGMGLISGRKAFQRPMAEGVKLLNAIQDVYLCKEVTVA from the coding sequence ATGATTGACAAAATAAGAGAATATTTAGGGAAAGAAGCAGATAATTTATTAAGCTACAAAGCTAAATTCCCAAAAGAAAAACTTCATTTACCGGGTCCAGATTTTGTGGATCGAATTTTTTATCAAAGCGACAGAAATCCAAATGTATTAAGGAATTTACAGTTGATGTTTAATACTGGAAGATTAGCGGGCACAGGTTATTTATCGATACTTCCTGTTGACCAAGGGATTGAACATTCGGCGGGAGCATCTTTTGCAAAAAATCCAGATTATTTTGATCCTGAAAATATTGTAAAGCTTGCAATCGAAGGGGGCTGCAATGCAGTAGCTTCCACTTTAGGTGTACTTGGTGCTGTAGCCAGAAAATACGCACATAAAATCCCCTTCATTTTAAAAATAAATCACAACGAACTTTTAACTTACCCAAACAAATATGATCAAATTTTGTTCGCTGGTGTAAAACAAGCTTGGGATATGGGGGCTGCAGCTGTTGGTGCAACAATTTACTTTGGCTCCGAAGAAAGCTCACGCCAAATTGTTGAAATAAGCGAGGCATTCCAATACGCTCATGAATTAGGAATGGCAACAATCCTTTGGTGTTATTTAAGAAATTCTGCTTTTAAAAAAGATAAAGACTATCACGTTTCGGCTGATTTAACTGGTCAAGCCAACCATCTTGGTGTTACCATTGAAGCTGATATAATTAAACAAAAACTCCCTGAAAATAACGGCGGCTACACCGCTTTGAATATGGGAAGTTCATCCTACGGTAAAATTGATAAACGTGTTTACAGTGAATTAACTTCTGATCATCCTATTGATCTATGCAGATATCAGGTAATTAATAATTATATGGGTAGAGCTGGACTTATTAACAGCGGTGGCGCATCAGGTGAAAATGATTTTGCTGAGGCAACTAAAACAGCAGTTATAAACAAACGTGCCGGTGGAATGGGACTGATTTCTGGACGCAAAGCTTTTCAACGACCAATGGCAGAAGGAGTAAAACTCCTCAACGCAATTCAAGATGTTTATTTGTGCAAGGAAGTTACTGTCGCATAG
- a CDS encoding TPM domain-containing protein produces the protein MHSDLIYHFFSDDDFLRISNKIKEMEKLSSGEIKVSIKEKKPLLHKRKSIKELAEKEFVHLNMHATRDKTGILLYLLLSERQFYILADEGINAKVPNNTWEEIRDDIQHKFRNGDFTKGLLSGIERVGKILSEHFPLKPDDTNELSNKVEL, from the coding sequence ATGCACAGCGATTTAATATATCATTTTTTTTCTGATGACGATTTTCTTCGTATCTCTAATAAAATAAAAGAGATGGAAAAGCTTTCCTCAGGAGAAATTAAAGTAAGCATAAAAGAAAAAAAACCTTTGTTGCATAAAAGAAAATCAATTAAAGAGTTAGCCGAAAAGGAATTTGTTCATTTAAATATGCACGCCACACGTGATAAAACAGGAATATTACTTTATTTGCTTTTAAGTGAAAGACAATTTTATATCTTAGCCGATGAAGGCATAAATGCAAAAGTCCCCAATAATACTTGGGAAGAAATTCGTGATGATATTCAGCATAAGTTTAGGAATGGTGATTTTACTAAAGGTTTACTAAGCGGGATCGAACGAGTTGGAAAAATTTTAAGTGAACATTTTCCTTTGAAACCGGATGATACAAACGAACTTAGCAATAAAGTAGAACTTTAG
- a CDS encoding MBL fold metallo-hydrolase, whose amino-acid sequence METSRRKFVKKILLPAGGMLFFPPFLLKKMNAANEKAKLNYKPKPEMWDDNKITLAWLGHSTVLINFFGKWILTDPVLFERIGLYFLGISFGPTRLTPPALSINEIPKLDIILLSHAHMDHLDIPTLKEITNLYPYQIDIITAYLTQDLINDMKWKSITILDWNESSLISDVKFTAYEVKHFGWRFPWERDRSRGYFKDGRSYNSYLIEYKNKKIFFGGDTAFTDKLNHLNGASNIEIAIMPIGAYNPWKKNHCNPEEALQMAASMNAKYFVPVHTKTFKLGVEPFDEPIEWLLKSIVNYNIKLGLHEIGQTFVVV is encoded by the coding sequence ATGGAAACCTCAAGAAGAAAATTCGTAAAAAAAATTCTATTACCTGCTGGAGGAATGCTTTTCTTTCCGCCTTTCTTATTAAAAAAAATGAATGCCGCCAATGAAAAAGCTAAACTAAATTATAAGCCGAAACCTGAAATGTGGGATGATAATAAAATTACTCTCGCTTGGCTTGGTCATTCAACTGTTTTAATAAATTTTTTTGGAAAATGGATATTAACAGACCCAGTCCTTTTTGAAAGAATCGGACTTTACTTTTTAGGTATAAGTTTTGGTCCAACACGCTTAACACCACCAGCTCTTTCAATAAATGAAATTCCCAAATTAGATATTATACTGCTCTCACATGCACATATGGACCATCTAGATATACCTACTTTAAAGGAAATAACTAATTTATACCCTTACCAAATAGATATTATCACAGCATACTTAACACAAGATTTAATTAATGATATGAAATGGAAATCAATAACTATTTTGGATTGGAATGAATCATCGTTAATTTCAGATGTTAAATTTACCGCTTATGAAGTAAAACATTTTGGCTGGCGTTTCCCTTGGGAGCGCGACCGCTCACGCGGTTATTTTAAAGATGGACGAAGTTACAATTCCTATCTCATAGAATACAAAAACAAAAAAATATTTTTTGGCGGCGATACTGCTTTCACTGATAAACTTAATCATTTAAACGGTGCTTCAAACATCGAAATAGCTATAATGCCAATTGGGGCTTATAACCCATGGAAAAAAAATCATTGCAACCCAGAAGAGGCTCTTCAAATGGCCGCTTCTATGAATGCAAAATATTTTGTGCCAGTCCACACCAAAACTTTTAAATTGGGAGTAGAACCATTTGATGAGCCGATTGAATGGTTATTAAAATCCATAGTAAATTACAATATAAAATTAGGTTTACATGAAATAGGACAAACTTTTGTTGTAGTCTAA
- a CDS encoding N-acetylneuraminate synthase family protein: MTKQAKVLVGNRYIGDGEPVYIIAEIGINHNGSIELAKKLIDGAIFAGCDAVKFQKRTPELCVPKDQWNIERDTPWGRITYIEYRHKVELSFDEYKEIDRYCKEKGIDWFASPWDEEALDFLEEFEPIAYKLASATITDEKLLKKVKATKRPVILSTGMSTIEEIETAVKILGTDKLLIAQSTSTYPCKLDELNLKVIKTYKEKFPGIPIGYSGHETGLAPTLAAVALGASFVERHITLDRAMWGTDQAASVEIGGMFRLVKDIRDIEKALGDGIKRVYESEQSNIQKLRRVKSIPIS; encoded by the coding sequence ATGACAAAACAAGCAAAAGTTTTGGTTGGCAATAGATACATAGGTGATGGCGAGCCAGTATACATTATAGCTGAAATTGGCATCAATCATAACGGCTCAATTGAATTAGCAAAAAAATTAATTGATGGAGCAATATTTGCAGGCTGCGACGCAGTTAAATTCCAAAAAAGAACCCCTGAACTTTGCGTACCTAAAGACCAATGGAACATCGAAAGAGATACACCATGGGGAAGAATTACTTACATTGAATATCGCCACAAAGTTGAACTTTCGTTCGATGAATACAAAGAAATTGATAGATACTGTAAAGAAAAAGGTATTGATTGGTTTGCATCACCTTGGGATGAAGAAGCGTTGGACTTTCTTGAGGAGTTTGAACCCATAGCTTATAAGCTGGCTTCCGCAACAATTACAGATGAAAAACTTCTTAAAAAAGTAAAAGCTACTAAACGACCTGTAATCCTTTCTACAGGTATGTCAACAATTGAAGAAATTGAAACCGCAGTTAAAATATTAGGGACTGATAAATTACTTATCGCTCAATCAACATCTACTTATCCCTGTAAATTAGATGAGCTTAACTTGAAAGTTATCAAAACATATAAAGAAAAATTTCCGGGAATTCCTATTGGTTATTCTGGACATGAAACAGGCTTAGCGCCAACTCTCGCCGCAGTTGCACTTGGCGCATCTTTTGTTGAAAGGCATATTACTCTTGACAGAGCAATGTGGGGCACTGACCAAGCAGCATCAGTTGAAATCGGCGGTATGTTCCGTTTGGTTAAAGACATTCGAGATATAGAAAAAGCATTGGGCGACGGTATAAAAAGAGTATACGAAAGTGAACAGTCCAATATTCAAAAACTTAGACGAGTAAAAAGTATTCCTATTTCTTAA
- a CDS encoding KdsC family phosphatase translates to MAKKKLTKKQILNRAKKIKLLLTDCDGVLTDTGVYYSHNGEVMKRFSVRDGMGVERLRQLANVEVGILTGENTGAVKSRAQKLKLNEVHLGALNKAEVLKDILQRRNLTPEEIAFIGDDANDVEIMKMVGLTACPADATKFALKVADIVVESKGGYGAFRDFAELIIEAKQKGENK, encoded by the coding sequence ATGGCTAAAAAAAAATTAACAAAAAAACAGATTTTAAATAGAGCAAAAAAAATTAAACTTCTTTTAACAGATTGTGATGGTGTTTTAACTGACACTGGCGTATATTACTCACACAACGGTGAAGTAATGAAAAGATTCTCAGTGCGTGATGGAATGGGTGTAGAAAGGTTAAGACAATTAGCTAATGTAGAAGTGGGCATTTTAACGGGGGAAAACACCGGTGCAGTTAAAAGCCGTGCTCAAAAATTAAAACTAAACGAGGTTCATCTTGGAGCCTTAAACAAAGCAGAAGTCTTAAAAGATATTTTACAGAGACGAAATCTAACTCCTGAAGAAATTGCATTTATCGGTGACGATGCAAATGATGTTGAAATAATGAAAATGGTAGGATTAACAGCTTGCCCAGCAGACGCTACCAAATTTGCACTTAAAGTAGCTGATATTGTGGTAGAAAGCAAAGGCGGATACGGTGCCTTCAGAGATTTTGCAGAATTAATAATTGAAGCAAAACAAAAAGGGGAAAACAAATGA
- a CDS encoding sterol desaturase family protein gives MLKTFLNYFANLHNYEITSYSIIIGAAILFVILERIFPYNEGQKIIREGFFNDLALYSIAQNYILGIIIFSGIISYIDNTTGISRLKLFANVPIWIQLIFFTVTHDIYIYWMHRWQHSNKYLWRIHEAHHSPKKVDWLSGSRSHAFEILINQTVEFLPIVLLGSPREVIAYKGVISAVWGMYIHSNINVKSGKLQLIINGPEMHRWHHTTGKGRNRNFATKLAIWDWLFNSAYLPEGKAEVYGLKTFFPSNFIQQFLFAFRSYKKNPSPSPFKHSMEKNSLTR, from the coding sequence ATGCTAAAGACTTTTCTAAACTACTTTGCAAATTTGCATAACTATGAAATAACTTCTTATTCAATAATTATTGGCGCCGCAATTTTATTTGTTATCCTCGAAAGAATTTTTCCATACAATGAGGGTCAAAAAATTATAAGAGAAGGCTTTTTTAACGACCTCGCTCTTTACAGCATAGCACAAAATTACATTTTAGGAATAATAATCTTTTCTGGCATAATTTCTTATATCGATAATACTACTGGAATTTCGAGACTAAAATTATTTGCAAACGTTCCAATATGGATTCAACTAATATTCTTTACTGTTACACACGATATTTACATTTATTGGATGCACAGATGGCAGCACAGCAATAAATATTTATGGCGAATTCATGAAGCGCATCATTCACCTAAAAAAGTTGACTGGCTTTCAGGCTCACGTTCACATGCTTTCGAAATATTAATTAATCAGACTGTTGAATTTCTTCCTATTGTATTACTTGGCTCACCACGGGAAGTTATTGCTTATAAAGGAGTTATTAGTGCAGTTTGGGGAATGTACATTCACTCGAATATCAATGTTAAATCGGGTAAATTGCAATTAATAATAAACGGACCTGAAATGCACCGCTGGCACCATACAACGGGCAAAGGGAGAAATAGAAATTTTGCTACTAAACTTGCTATTTGGGATTGGCTTTTTAATTCAGCCTACCTTCCTGAAGGTAAGGCAGAAGTCTATGGTTTAAAAACTTTTTTCCCATCTAATTTTATTCAACAGTTTCTATTTGCATTCAGAAGCTATAAAAAAAATCCTAGTCCCAGCCCGTTTAAACATTCAATGGAAAAAAATTCTTTAACGAGATGA
- a CDS encoding PorV/PorQ family protein: MKKINKVLFFLLLSITTIKSQTVIGKYAGEFLAIGVGGRALGMGNAQVALVNDVTAGYWNPAGLAKINYPQISLMHEEHFGSLVNYNYGAVAIPYGKDMSFGVSLLRLSIDGIPDTRNALYDANGDGILDIHTDRLDYSKISEFSSADWALYFTFAKRARENFYWGANVKLIKRNLAEYDATGIGFDVGAVYNPIDNLFLGANIQDVTTTLIAWSTGRNELISPTAKFGAAYVLQIFYGTLKPAADVDMHFENRKSASTFNLGPVSFDLHGGFEYNFKNVLAVRFGYSDVKEFTIGAGLYLPKITIDYSFARFAQSETERLPDSHRISLIITLEEPKFQRDK, translated from the coding sequence ATGAAAAAAATAAATAAAGTATTGTTCTTTCTTCTTTTGTCAATTACCACTATTAAATCTCAAACCGTAATTGGAAAATATGCAGGCGAATTTTTAGCGATTGGTGTAGGCGGCAGAGCACTTGGAATGGGAAATGCCCAGGTTGCACTTGTCAATGATGTTACTGCTGGATATTGGAACCCTGCTGGTCTTGCTAAAATAAATTATCCGCAAATTTCATTAATGCACGAAGAACATTTCGGAAGTCTTGTAAATTATAATTATGGAGCAGTTGCCATTCCATACGGAAAAGATATGAGTTTTGGTGTAAGTCTATTACGCTTAAGTATTGATGGTATTCCAGATACAAGAAATGCACTTTACGATGCAAATGGAGATGGTATACTCGATATTCATACAGATAGGCTAGATTATTCAAAAATTTCAGAATTTAGCAGTGCAGACTGGGCACTTTATTTTACATTTGCCAAACGTGCTAGGGAAAATTTTTACTGGGGTGCTAACGTAAAATTAATTAAACGCAACTTGGCTGAATACGATGCTACGGGGATAGGTTTTGACGTTGGAGCAGTTTATAATCCAATCGATAATTTGTTTTTGGGTGCAAACATTCAGGATGTTACAACTACATTAATTGCATGGAGTACAGGTAGAAATGAACTAATTAGTCCTACCGCTAAATTTGGTGCCGCTTATGTTCTTCAAATATTTTATGGAACGCTTAAACCAGCAGCCGATGTCGATATGCACTTTGAAAATAGAAAGTCTGCTTCAACTTTTAATTTAGGGCCAGTTAGTTTTGACCTTCATGGCGGATTCGAATACAATTTTAAAAATGTACTGGCTGTAAGATTTGGCTATAGTGATGTTAAAGAGTTCACTATTGGCGCAGGCTTGTATTTACCTAAGATTACCATAGATTATTCGTTTGCTCGGTTCGCACAATCAGAAACAGAAAGACTCCCCGATTCCCACAGAATATCACTAATAATTACCTTAGAGGAACCTAAGTTTCAAAGAGATAAGTAA
- the gpmA gene encoding 2,3-diphosphoglycerate-dependent phosphoglycerate mutase translates to MYKIVLLRHGESEWNKLNLFTGWTDVDLSKKGIEEAHQAGKLLLQEKFVFDIAFTSVLKRAIRTLNIVLDEMDLMWIPVIKSWRLNERMYGALQGLNKTETAEKYGKEKVLLWRRSYDVPPPPLDENDDRYPGKDPRYADLKKNEIPLTESLKSTVERFLPYWHESIVPVIKSGKKVIIVAHGNSLRALVKYLDNISDKDIVELNIPTGIPLVYELNEKLGPVQHYYLGDQEAINAAINAVAKQTEKK, encoded by the coding sequence ATGTATAAAATTGTTTTATTAAGACACGGCGAAAGTGAGTGGAACAAATTAAATTTGTTTACAGGTTGGACAGATGTTGACCTTTCAAAAAAGGGTATTGAAGAGGCACATCAAGCGGGAAAGTTGCTGCTTCAAGAAAAATTTGTTTTTGATATAGCCTTTACCTCTGTACTTAAAAGAGCAATTAGAACTCTTAATATTGTTTTAGATGAAATGGACTTGATGTGGATACCTGTGATTAAATCCTGGAGATTAAATGAAAGAATGTATGGTGCGCTGCAGGGGTTAAATAAAACCGAAACAGCAGAAAAATATGGTAAAGAAAAAGTATTGTTATGGCGTAGGAGTTATGATGTGCCTCCACCCCCACTTGATGAAAATGATGATAGATACCCCGGCAAAGACCCGCGTTATGCTGATTTGAAAAAAAATGAAATACCATTAACTGAGAGTTTAAAATCTACAGTCGAAAGATTTTTACCCTATTGGCATGAATCAATTGTTCCAGTAATTAAATCGGGTAAAAAAGTTATTATTGTAGCTCACGGTAATAGTCTCAGAGCTTTAGTGAAATATTTAGATAATATTTCAGATAAAGATATTGTAGAATTAAACATACCCACAGGAATTCCGCTTGTTTATGAACTTAATGAAAAATTAGGACCTGTTCAGCATTACTATTTAGGTGACCAAGAAGCCATTAATGCTGCAATAAATGCCGTTGCAAAGCAAACAGAGAAAAAGTAA
- the aat gene encoding leucyl/phenylalanyl-tRNA--protein transferase, translating to MNENYTSSKDLLTPWKMILLYSRGAFPMADETGKIDWYLPEIRTIIPLDNYNVPRSLRKFMQKCDFTYSYDEHPLEVIENCANREKTWISKELIEAYKNLIKYKYLHSVEVYQNKQLVGGLYGVTYGGAFFGESMFSKVSQASKAALIKLIERLNEKGFVLLDVQYQTPHLKMFGAIEISFEEFNQLLLKSYSKNVSFN from the coding sequence ATGAATGAAAATTATACCTCTAGCAAAGACCTATTAACCCCATGGAAAATGATTTTATTGTATTCTCGTGGCGCCTTCCCAATGGCAGATGAAACGGGAAAAATAGATTGGTACTTGCCAGAAATTAGAACTATAATTCCTTTAGACAATTATAATGTACCGCGATCTCTGCGAAAGTTTATGCAAAAATGTGACTTTACTTATTCGTATGATGAGCATCCACTGGAAGTAATTGAAAATTGTGCCAACAGAGAAAAAACCTGGATTTCCAAAGAATTAATTGAAGCATATAAAAATCTTATTAAATATAAATATCTTCACTCAGTTGAAGTATATCAAAATAAACAATTAGTTGGTGGATTATATGGCGTTACTTATGGCGGTGCTTTTTTCGGCGAATCAATGTTTTCAAAAGTAAGTCAAGCCTCTAAAGCTGCTCTCATTAAATTAATTGAAAGATTAAATGAAAAGGGTTTTGTTTTACTTGATGTTCAGTATCAAACGCCCCACCTTAAAATGTTTGGTGCAATAGAAATTTCTTTTGAAGAATTTAACCAATTGCTACTAAAATCTTATTCAAAAAATGTATCGTTTAACTGA
- a CDS encoding DUF2721 domain-containing protein, with protein sequence MLITERTTALQIIQLMLAPAVMISACGLLLLGINNKYSLVVNRIRLLNEEKRRLFLRVGENPLSTEDNVRLESIAIQIQKLIFRVRLVRNSVLSYTAAVALFVVTSFLLGYSFFANINIDILIIIVFLAGMTLVLLGVTFAGWETYKGYEIIDYEVKAHE encoded by the coding sequence ATGCTAATTACAGAACGTACAACAGCTTTACAAATTATTCAACTAATGTTAGCACCAGCAGTAATGATAAGCGCTTGTGGATTACTTTTGCTGGGTATTAATAATAAATATTCACTTGTAGTTAACCGAATAAGATTACTCAACGAGGAAAAAAGAAGATTGTTTTTAAGAGTTGGTGAAAATCCACTTTCTACAGAAGATAATGTTAGATTAGAAAGCATTGCAATCCAAATCCAAAAATTAATTTTCAGAGTTCGTTTAGTGAGAAATTCTGTCTTGTCTTACACAGCAGCTGTAGCACTTTTTGTTGTTACATCTTTTTTGCTGGGCTATTCTTTTTTTGCTAATATTAATATAGATATTCTCATTATTATTGTGTTTCTTGCAGGAATGACTCTCGTTTTATTAGGCGTGACTTTTGCCGGTTGGGAAACATATAAAGGTTACGAAATAATAGATTACGAAGTAAAAGCACATGAATGA